The following DNA comes from Arthrobacter sp. SLBN-83.
CAGCGCCTACGACCACGTGCTGTCCAGCGAAATCCCGGACAAGGGGCGCATCCTCACCCAGCTGAGCCTCTGGTGGTTCGACCAGTTGGGCGTTGAGCACCACGTGCTCGGTTCCACCGTGGAGGACGGCGTCCCCGCCGAGGTTGAGGGCCGGGCCATGATCTGCAAGAAGCTGGACATGTTCCCAGTGGAATGCATCGCCCGCGGCTACCTCACCGGTTCGGGGCTGCTGGAGTACAAGGCCTCCGGCACGGTGTGCAACATCCCGCTGCCCGAGGGGCTGGTGGACGGCTCGCGGCTGGAGCACGCCATCTTCACCCCGTCGGCGAAGGCTTTGATCGGCGAGCACGACGAGAACATCACCTACGACGCCGTGGTGGCACTGGTGGGCGACGACATCGCCGCCCGCCTGAGCGAGCTGACGCTGAAGATCTACACGACGGCGGAGAAGATCGCCCGGGAGCGCGGCATCATCCTGGCCGATACCAAGGTTGAATTCGGGTACGACGCCGTCTCCGGGTCCATCACGCTGGGCGACGAGGTACTGACGCCGGATTCCTCGCGGTTCTGGGACGCCACCACGTACAAGCCCGGCCAGGCGCAGCCGTCCTACGACAAGCAGTACGTGCGGGACTGGCTGACCTCGGCCGAGTCCGGTTGGGACAAGTCCTCCGACACCCCGCCGCCGGCACTTCCCGCCGATGTGGTGGAGCGTACCCGCAGCCGGTACGTCGAGGCGTACGAGAAGATCACGGGAAAGACGTTCTCCTAGCTGGCCGAACAGCCAGGTAAGCCCAAAGCCAGGTAAGCCCCGCAGTGCGCGGGGTTTACCTGGCTTTTTTATTGGTGGCTTAGCTGCTAGCTGGCTTTGGCGGCGGCTGCCGCTCGTTTTTGTGCGAGCTTTATTTCCAGGATCGCGTCCAAGGCCTGCTGGACCCGGTCCTGTGCGCCGGCCGCGGCAAAGGCCTTTTGGGCTTCCTCGAGGTGCACCAGCGCTTCGTCGGTATCGCCTGCGGCCTTGAGTGATTTGCCCAAGAGCAGGGAAACTTCGCCGGCTGTGTGCTTTGCGAGGTGTTCCCGCTCGGCGTGGATTTCGCGCAGCTTCTCGACGGCGGCAACGATGTCGCCGGTCAGATACAGCCAGCGGGCGCGAATGAAGGCAACCTCCAGCTGGTCGGACTTGTTGCCGCCCACGATGGACAACGCCAGTTCGGCGCGCTCAATCGCTGACAGGGTTTCTGGTTCAACGATCCCCGAGGAAAGCCTCACGGCGGCGGATGCCTTGTTGAACCGGGCCCAAAGGCCGATGTCATTGGCGGGAGACAGCAGGCGGGCCGCGCGCTCATGGTGCTTGACGCCTTCTGCATAGTCATGCCGCATGAAGGCAACGTTTCCCACAACCCAGGCTACTTCGCCCGCGAGTTGGGTCATGGAAAGCTCGTCCACGTGATCGATCATGGCCAGGCAGTACTTCCACGCCTCATCGAGCCGCCCACTTTCGGCAAGAGCGCCGATGAGGGCGTGATGGGCGTTAACGATAAGAGTGGATCCCTTGGGGAGCTGCCTGCAGAGATCTACGGCCTGGATCCCCTGGTCGACTGCAAGGCTTAGCTGGCCTTGCCCCTGATAGATGCCTGCAAGCATTTGGTGCGCCCGCACAGCCAGTCCCGCGGATTCCCTTGCCATAGGGTGTTCCAGCAGGTGCTCCATGATCTTCTGGGCTTCGCGCCAGTTGCCCTGTTTGATGAGGCATTCGGCCTGCATATAGGTCATGTTCCACCAGGCGCTGGTGTTACGTCCTTCAAGGGCGATCTTGGCGGCGGTGGCAGCATGACTCGCCGCGAGGGGATAGTCGCGAAGGTCCCAGGCCTGGCGCGCATAGAGGCCGGCAAGCACGTATTCAGCGTCGCTGACAGAAATAGGTTGGCTCCAAGCCTCAAGCGCCTTGGGTGCCAACTCCAGCCTGCGGGCCAGTTCTTCAATGACTTCAGCCGTCGGTTCACGCCGGCCCGTCTCGAGCAGTGAGATGTAACTGGGTGAATACAGGTCCTTGCCCAGTTCGGCCTGCGTCAGTCCACGCTCAAGGCGCTCCGCGCGGAGTTTCTCTCCGAACCCGTTGCCCACGCGTTTCCTCCTTCTGGACACTTGGCCCGCCGAATGCTTGACAGGCCCTGTGGAAAATATTTTACAATGTGTGTCAACAAGGACAGTGCTGGCTTTGTAACGAATCCGACTCGTATTGAGGAACTTATATGTTGAAGAAGATCGCAACTGCGGCCGCCTTGGCTGGGGCCCTGGCTTTTTCTGCGGCGGCTCCGGCCGTCCTGGCTTCAGGTTCCGTCGCCGACAATTCGGGTGTGTCGGTAGCTGTTGGTAACTGGCCTGATCCCGCCTCCGCAAAGGTGAAGGGCAAGAAGACCACTACCACCGACACAACCGTCGTCACTTATGTAGGCAACTGGCCTGACCCCGCATAAATAGCTTCCTCACAACAGGAGGCGAGGACAGCCCCGGAGCAACAGCTCCGGGGCTGTTCCTTTTAAGGTCGGGAGCTGGTTCAGGCAGGAGCCGGCGCGGCGAGGACTTCGCAACCCTTTCGAGATGCGAAAAGAGGGCCTCCGTTAGGAGACCCTCTTTTCGTTATGGTCGGGATGACAGGATTTGAACCTGCGACCTCTTCGTCCCGAACGAAGCGCGCTACCAAGCTGCGCTACATCCCGATCCGCTGCAAAAGCAACTTTACAAGGATAGCCGATTCCCGGCCCCGATGCGAAATCCGGTGCCCGACCCCCAAAGCAGGACCAGCAGAAAGCTGGGCTCGGGAGAGCAGGCCGCGCAGCTAGACCAAGGAATCCTTCCACGCCCCGTGCAGGTCGGCAAAGCGTCCACCGCCGCCGATCAGTTCTTCAGGCGTCCCGTCTTCCACGATACGGCCGTCATGCACCACCAGGACACGGTCCGCCGTCTCCACCGTGGACAGGCGGTGGGCGATGATCAGCGCAGTCCTGCGTGCAGCCTCCGTGCCGGCCAGCAGCCGGGCCAGTCCGGCCTGTACCAGCCGTTCGGACGGGATATCCAGCGAGGAGGTGGCCTCGTCCAGGATCAGTACCGCCGGCCGGGCCAGGAAAGCCCGGGCGAAGCTGATCAATTGCCGCTGACCGGAGGAGACCCTGCCGCCGCGCTTGTTGACGTCCGTGTCGTAGCCTTCGGGAAGTTCAAGGATGAACTCGTGTGCACCAACCGCCTTGGCGGCTTCCTCGATTTCCGCCCGTGAGGCTTCGGGCCGGCCCAAAGCGATGTTGTCCGCCACCGAGCCACTGAACAGGAAGGCCTCCTGCGTGACCATGACGATGTTCCGGCGGAGGTCGGACGTGGCCAGATCGCGGAGGTCCACACCGTCCAAGGTGAGCGTGCCCGATGTGACGTCGTAGAACCGGGCGATGAGTTTCGCCAGGGTCGATTTGCCGGCGCCCGTCTGGCCCACCAGCGCCACGGTCTGCCCGGCCGGGATGTGCAGGTCCAGGCGGGGGACCACCACTGGGCCGTTCCCATAGCGGAACTCGACGTCGTTGAAGTCGATCCGCCCGGTGGCGCTGGTCAGGGCAACCGGGTTCTTGGGTGGCCGGACCGTGGGCACCTCCTCGAGCAGCCCGGAGACTTTTTCCAGGGCCGCCTGCGCGCTCTGGAACGAGTTGTAGAACATGGCCATTTGGTCCACCGGCTGGAAGAACCGCTTGGTGGAAAGGATCAGGGCCAGGAGCACGCCCACAGCCAGGTCGCCGCCCAGCACCCGGAAGCCGCCAAAGAGCAGGACAACTGCCACGCAGACATTGCCGATCAGCACCAGCCCCGGCTGGAAGATGCCGTTGAGGTTGATGGAGCGGACAGTGACCAGCCGGTAGTCTTCGGCAAGCTTCCCGTAGCGCTCGGAGTTTTCGTTTTCCTTGCGGAAGGCCTTGACGGCGCGGATGCCGGTCATGGTCTCCACGAAATGAACGATCAGCCTGGCGGAGACAACGCGGGACTCGCGGAAGGCGATCTGCGAGTGCTTCTGGTACCAGCGGGACAGGAAAAACATGGGCACACCGGCAGCCAGTACCAACAAACCGCTCCGCCAGTCGAGGGCAAAGATGGTGATCGCGGTGAAAGCCATGAATAGCATGCCCGAGGCCAGGGAGCTGACGCCGGAGTCCAGCAGTTCGCGCAGCGCCTCCAGGTCAGAGGTCTGCCTGGCGATGATTCTGCCGGAGGTGTACTTTTCGTGGAACTCCAGGCTGAGGCGCTGGGTATGCCGGAAGACGCGCACGCGCAGGTCCAGCAGCATCGCCTGGCTGAGCCGCGCCGTGGAGGTGACGTACAGGGCGGTGAGTCCCGCCGTCGCAATGGCTGCCAGCAGGTAGGCGACACCGGTGAACACCAGCGGGAGGTTGTCGCCGGCCCGGAGCGCGGGAAGCGCGTGGTCGATGCCGAAGGCGATCAGCGCCGGGCCGGCAACGCGTGCGGCCTGCGAAAGGACCACCATGGCGATGGTCAGCCAGAACCGTACCCGCACCGGACGGATCAGGGATCCCAGCAAGGAGAGTGACCGCCGTCGTACTGCCCTGCTGTCGCTCTTGCTGAGGAGGGCATTGTCCTCATTTGCGGTGCCGAAGGTAGCGGTGCTCATCGGGTCACTTCCTCGGCCTGGTCCTCAAGCGCCGACAATTCGGAGTCCAGGTCCCGCGGTTCGCGGTCCAGGCTGGCGATGACGTAGCGGTAGTGCTGGTTGTGCGCCAGCAGTTCGGTGTGCGTCCCGACGGCCGTGATCCGGCCGTCCTCGAGCAGCGCCACACGGTCCGCGAGGGCCACCGTGGAAGGGCGGTGGGCCACGATCAAGGTGGTGGTGTCCTTCAGCCCTTCGCGGAGGCGGGCTTCAACGAGTTCCTCGGTGTGCACGTCCAGGGCGGACAGGGGATCGTCCAGGACCAGCACGCGCGGGTGTGCGGCGATGGCGCGCGCCAAGGCAATCCGCTGCCGCTGGCCACCGGACAGGCTCAGCCCTTCCTCGCCGATCAGGGTGTCCACACCTTCGGGCAGCGAGTAGGCGAAGTGGGCCTGGGCCACGTCCAGTGCTTCGTCCAGGACCTCCTCCGTCCGGACCGGGGCGCCCAACAGGACGTTGTCCCTGACGGAGTTGGAAAAGAGTGTGGTGTCCTCAAACGCCACCCCGACAACCCTGCGCAGTTCCTCCACGTCGAAGTCCCGGATGTCCACGCCGTCGATAGTTATGGCGCCGGTGGTGACGTCGTAGAGACGCGGCACCAACTGGATCAGCGCGCTCTTGCCGCTGCCGGTGATCCCCACCAGGGCCATGGTTTCGCCGGGGCGGATGTCCAGGCTGATGTCCTTGAGGATGGGCTTGTCCGGCGCGTCCTCGAAGGCGAAGGTTGCGTTGGTGAAGCGCAGCGCACCGGCCAGTTCCCCCGGACGACGGGGCTGGGCAGGGCTGGTGATGGTGTTTTGCGTGTCCATCACTTCGTAGTGGCGGTCGACGGCGGTCTTGGCCGTAAGTGCCATGGCCAACAGCATCCCGGAGAATTCCACGGGTGAGGCAATGACTGCCGCGGTGGCGAAGAACGCAACCAGCGCGCCAATGCTCAGTTGGCCGGTGGCGCACAGCATGACGCCCACCACCAGCCCGGCGCCCAGTGCCAGTTCGGGAAGCAGGGTGACCACCATGGTGAAAGTTGCCTGGTGGCGCGCCTTTTCGATCTCGGTCTGGCGCAGTTCCTCGGCCTGCTCGTTGAAGTTTTCCAGGGCTTCCCGGCTGCGCCCGAAGGCCTTGAGGACCCGGATGCCGTGGACGGATTCCTCCACCGTGGTGGCGAGGTCGCCGGCCTGGTCCTGGCTGCGCCGGGCAACCTTGCTGAACCTGGTGCGGAACCGGAAGCTGTTGATGGTGATGGGAACGGCGGCGGCAAGGAAGATCAGGGCCAGCTGCCAGCTCATGGCGAACATCGCAACGATGCCGATGATTACGGTGAGGCTGGTGACCACCAGCATGATGGCGCCGAAGGCCATCCAACGGCGCAGGAAGTTCAGGTCTGTCATGGCCCGGGACAACAGTTGGCCGGAGCCCCAGCGGTCGTGGAACGAAACGGTGAGTTCCTGCAGGTGGTCGTAGAGGGACACCCGCATCCGCGTTTCCACCGTGGTGGCAGGGTTGATGACGAACTGCCGCCGCAGCGCCACCAGTCCGGCTTCCGCGATGCCCAGGACCAGGATGATGCCGGCTGAAGTCCAGACTGCCTCCGGGGCACCTCCGGGCTGCAGGGCGGTGTTCACCAAGACCCGCAGTACTTGTGGGATGGTCAGCGCAACGATGCTGGCCATCAGTGCGCAGAGCAGCCCCAGCACGAGCCTTGGGATGATGGGCCGGACGTGGGGATAAAGACGGCTGATGGATCGGAAAAAGGGAGTCTGCTTGGCCATGCCCGCTTCTCAAGCTATAAAACGAATGTAGTTTCCTCTAGCAGCAACCCTATGCCATGCCGTGAGCCGCTTCACAGGGATTGTGATGGCCGCCAGCTGCTTCCGCAGTTATTGCAGTCCGTAATGCGGATGCCCTATCAGGTATGGTCCCCAAAACCCTCTTTTGGGGACCATACCTGATAGAGCAACGGGTCAGCTGGGGGAGGTGAGGGTCAGCAGGACGGCTTCGGGTTTGCAGGCGATCCTTACCGGAGCGAAGCGCGAGGTGCCGATGCCGCCGGAGACGTTGACCGGCGTCGTACTTCCGTTGCTTGACCAATCGTTGAGGCCTTTGGCGCGCCAGGTGGGAAGATCGCAGTTGGAGATGATGGCGCCATAGCCGGGGATGCACAGCTGGCCGCCGTGAGTGTGGCCCGCCAGCAGGAGGTCCGCACCACTTTCGGTGAAGTGGTCCAGTACCCGCTGGTAAGGGGCGTGGATGACAGCCACCTTGAGGTGGTCTTTGGCATTCTGGCTGACCGTTCCGCGGGGCCAGCCCGCGTACCGCTCCCGCTTCAGGTGCGGATCGTCGACCCCTGAGAAGTCAAAGCGCATGCCGTTGAGCACCAGTGACTGGTTGCGGTTGGTCAGGTCCACCCAGCCGTTCATGCCGAAGCCTGAACGCAGGCGCGGCCAATCCAGGGCAACCGGCTTCGGCTTCACCTTGGACGGCCCCAGTAAATACGACGCCGGGTTCTTGGGGCTGGGCGCGAAGTAGTCGTTGGAGCCGGGGACAAAGACGCCGGGGAACTGCAGGAGCGGCTTCAGGGCCTCCAGAAGCGGGTCCACTGCCTTGACGTGGCTGAGGTTGTCCCCGGTGTTGACCACCAGGTCCGGCCGGAGGTCCGCCAAGGAGCCCAGCCACTCGGCTTTCTTCCGCTGCCCGGGCACGAAATGGATGTCGCTGAGGTGCAGAATGCGGAACGGTTCGCGGCCGGGCGGGAGGATGGCCAGGCTCTCTTCCCGGAGGACGAACTGGTTCTTCTCCCACAGGCCGTAACCGAATGCGGCAACGCC
Coding sequences within:
- a CDS encoding metallophosphoesterase, encoding MSIDSLASRARSIGRGFAVTAGAGAAAGVAAFGYGLWEKNQFVLREESLAILPPGREPFRILHLSDIHFVPGQRKKAEWLGSLADLRPDLVVNTGDNLSHVKAVDPLLEALKPLLQFPGVFVPGSNDYFAPSPKNPASYLLGPSKVKPKPVALDWPRLRSGFGMNGWVDLTNRNQSLVLNGMRFDFSGVDDPHLKRERYAGWPRGTVSQNAKDHLKVAVIHAPYQRVLDHFTESGADLLLAGHTHGGQLCIPGYGAIISNCDLPTWRAKGLNDWSSNGSTTPVNVSGGIGTSRFAPVRIACKPEAVLLTLTSPS
- a CDS encoding helix-turn-helix domain-containing protein encodes the protein MGNGFGEKLRAERLERGLTQAELGKDLYSPSYISLLETGRREPTAEVIEELARRLELAPKALEAWSQPISVSDAEYVLAGLYARQAWDLRDYPLAASHAATAAKIALEGRNTSAWWNMTYMQAECLIKQGNWREAQKIMEHLLEHPMARESAGLAVRAHQMLAGIYQGQGQLSLAVDQGIQAVDLCRQLPKGSTLIVNAHHALIGALAESGRLDEAWKYCLAMIDHVDELSMTQLAGEVAWVVGNVAFMRHDYAEGVKHHERAARLLSPANDIGLWARFNKASAAVRLSSGIVEPETLSAIERAELALSIVGGNKSDQLEVAFIRARWLYLTGDIVAAVEKLREIHAEREHLAKHTAGEVSLLLGKSLKAAGDTDEALVHLEEAQKAFAAAGAQDRVQQALDAILEIKLAQKRAAAAAKAS
- a CDS encoding ABC transporter ATP-binding protein produces the protein MAKQTPFFRSISRLYPHVRPIIPRLVLGLLCALMASIVALTIPQVLRVLVNTALQPGGAPEAVWTSAGIILVLGIAEAGLVALRRQFVINPATTVETRMRVSLYDHLQELTVSFHDRWGSGQLLSRAMTDLNFLRRWMAFGAIMLVVTSLTVIIGIVAMFAMSWQLALIFLAAAVPITINSFRFRTRFSKVARRSQDQAGDLATTVEESVHGIRVLKAFGRSREALENFNEQAEELRQTEIEKARHQATFTMVVTLLPELALGAGLVVGVMLCATGQLSIGALVAFFATAAVIASPVEFSGMLLAMALTAKTAVDRHYEVMDTQNTITSPAQPRRPGELAGALRFTNATFAFEDAPDKPILKDISLDIRPGETMALVGITGSGKSALIQLVPRLYDVTTGAITIDGVDIRDFDVEELRRVVGVAFEDTTLFSNSVRDNVLLGAPVRTEEVLDEALDVAQAHFAYSLPEGVDTLIGEEGLSLSGGQRQRIALARAIAAHPRVLVLDDPLSALDVHTEELVEARLREGLKDTTTLIVAHRPSTVALADRVALLEDGRITAVGTHTELLAHNQHYRYVIASLDREPRDLDSELSALEDQAEEVTR
- a CDS encoding phosphoribosylaminoimidazolesuccinocarboxamide synthase; the protein is MTDTSENRGYATATLDLPGWKHIYSGKVRDLYEPADPSILQRVGQDCVLVVASDRISAYDHVLSSEIPDKGRILTQLSLWWFDQLGVEHHVLGSTVEDGVPAEVEGRAMICKKLDMFPVECIARGYLTGSGLLEYKASGTVCNIPLPEGLVDGSRLEHAIFTPSAKALIGEHDENITYDAVVALVGDDIAARLSELTLKIYTTAEKIARERGIILADTKVEFGYDAVSGSITLGDEVLTPDSSRFWDATTYKPGQAQPSYDKQYVRDWLTSAESGWDKSSDTPPPALPADVVERTRSRYVEAYEKITGKTFS
- a CDS encoding ABC transporter ATP-binding protein yields the protein MSTATFGTANEDNALLSKSDSRAVRRRSLSLLGSLIRPVRVRFWLTIAMVVLSQAARVAGPALIAFGIDHALPALRAGDNLPLVFTGVAYLLAAIATAGLTALYVTSTARLSQAMLLDLRVRVFRHTQRLSLEFHEKYTSGRIIARQTSDLEALRELLDSGVSSLASGMLFMAFTAITIFALDWRSGLLVLAAGVPMFFLSRWYQKHSQIAFRESRVVSARLIVHFVETMTGIRAVKAFRKENENSERYGKLAEDYRLVTVRSINLNGIFQPGLVLIGNVCVAVVLLFGGFRVLGGDLAVGVLLALILSTKRFFQPVDQMAMFYNSFQSAQAALEKVSGLLEEVPTVRPPKNPVALTSATGRIDFNDVEFRYGNGPVVVPRLDLHIPAGQTVALVGQTGAGKSTLAKLIARFYDVTSGTLTLDGVDLRDLATSDLRRNIVMVTQEAFLFSGSVADNIALGRPEASRAEIEEAAKAVGAHEFILELPEGYDTDVNKRGGRVSSGQRQLISFARAFLARPAVLILDEATSSLDIPSERLVQAGLARLLAGTEAARRTALIIAHRLSTVETADRVLVVHDGRIVEDGTPEELIGGGGRFADLHGAWKDSLV